CAGTGATCGAGGACGCTGTAATCGCAGGTGGCCCTGAACGAATCTTCAGACAGGTCCTCGAGCCGTTTCGCAGGAATGTCCGGAATGTAGGAACGACGTTGGACCAGCGCCTCCACCTTGTCCGGGTCAGAGTCGATACCGGTTACCGGAAAGCCCTGCTCGGCGAAAACCAGCGCCAGGGGCAGCCCAACGTAGCCCAGTCCAATAACAGCCACTTCGGCCGTACGAGCCCGTATTTTCGCCTGGATTTGATCTTTCATTGCATAGTATCCCATCCCGTAGCCGCCACCGGATGCGTCATTTCGAGAAACTCACTCTTCCGTCGCTCCCGTAGCGTTCGCGGGCCCCTCCGGGGTGCACGCGAGGATGACGTTAGGCTGGTCCGGAAATGGCTAGTTTCCAGGCAGGCATATCCCGTGCCCATGTCGTTACAGCACACCATCAGCCGGTTGATAGCTCTGGATATTGCCGGGCGGCGTTCGTTGGATCAAACGATACAGCAACGGCGTGGCCGCCGAGTCAAACACCAGTTTGGACATCAGTTTTCTCTTGTAGAGGAAGATAGCAATGCGATCCATGCTATCGGGCTCGATCACCGACTGGATGACCGGTTCAGGCAGTGGCCGGTTCAGTTGCATTTGGTTGAAATCGGTCGTACCCAGTTTCTCCTGCTCAGCAAAGGCCACATGTCGCACGCTGCGCGGGTCCACGCCCAACAGATGACAACCCAGGGCGTCCAGGGCGACTACGTTGTCAGAGACCGCCATCCAGCCGGCCGGAATGGCGTCACCTTCCAGGGGCCCTCGGCGGTCCATGGCATAGGTGCCGTCCAGGACGCTGATTTGCGGGGCGTAAGCCCGGTTCAACGCCACAATGCCCCAATCGAGGATGTGATGATACAGCAATCGCATGGGATCGGGAATACAGCCCCATTGGTTCTTCAAGCCCAGGGTGACCCGCGTAATAACATGGGTTTTTAGAACAGGAGCGGTAATGAAGACATCTACATCGTCCATGAGGAAACTGGAGGCCTCGATCTGGATGCGCCGTCCAGCAACCCTATCTTCGATCATGCGAGCAGGTTTCTTCGTCAGGTTCACAAAGGGAACGCCGTAGCGCTTGCAGACATCGGCCAGGCCATTCCTGACGAAGGCCTCTTCCGCAGGAAAGGTGCCACCATCGGACTCGCCTACATAGATCTTCGTCGCGCGGCTGGTCAATACGCTCAACAGGGCGTCCAGAAACGCAGGCGACGTGGTCACACCCGGTTTGGGTTCGGGCCATGTGAGGTTGGGTTTGATCAGGACGGTCGAATCGGGGCGTACAGTGTTTTCCCAATCGATGAACGCCAGTGCGTCGTGCATCTGACTTGCCAGGTCATCGCCGATGCGATCTACGAATATCTTATGCATAACTCGTTTTTCCATTTTCTTGAACCGATGCCATCAAGAGTGCCTCCAGGGCCACAGTTGTCTTCTCCCAGTCGGCGTTTTTCTCGGCAGCTCTTCGTCCGGCAGCAGCCAGTTCCCGGGCCTCGTGCGGCAAGTCTGCCAGCGCCACCGCCCGATGGAGGGCGTCGATAGGACCATCAGCATAGACGATCCCACTATCTTCACCAAATTCCGCTTTTAGTCCAGGTAGGTTTGAGGCCACCACTGGTTTACATGCCGCCAGATACTCATAAACCTTCATCGGCACGATCTCGCGGGTCGTATCGTTTGTCAGAGAAGGTAGCATACACACATCTGCAGCAGCCACCAAACTTGGGATTTTTTCGTAAGGCCGGCGGCCCGTCATGATTACGTGCCGCTCAATACCATATCGCGAAACCAGGCTATGCAATTCATCGTAGATGTCGCCATCGCCGACGATCAGGAAGCGAGCTCCATGAAGTACGCTGGAATCGTCAGCGATCTGCTGGACGATTTGAAGCAGTCCAGAGAAATCATACAGCCATCCCATAAAAAAGATAACCCATTCATCGGGACCAATGCCCAGCTCCCGGCGCCTTTCCGAGCCATCGACATTTTCGTGGAACAGATCCAGGCTGACTCCGGTCTTCAGTACGGTGACCTGTCCCGTATCCACACCTGTGCAGATCACATACTCGCGCATCTGCGGCGTGAAGACAACGACCCGGTTAGAAGCTCGCAGCGCGGCCCCCTCCATCATGCGGGCTGCAGACCATAGCCAACGCTGGGGCACCATGGTGTGATAAGGCTCCTGCACGATGCTGATAAAGGGGATATTGCGCCATTGCAGCAACCGTGCCATGAAATAACTATTGGTTAAAGTCAAACCAATCACCAGGTCGAAGGGCTGCGACTCAAGTTTGCTGCGTAATTCCAACAGACTGGTTGTTGTCCAACTCATGTGTGCCAGCAGCGGCAGTTGAATGGTCGCAGGTCGAGTGACTTGCAGTGAAACCCCATCGATCACCTTGTTCACTGCCGGAAATTCCTGGCGGGGCTGCCAGCGAGGCGGCGCCGTTCTCGTTGGCCACAGAATGTCGTAGTCGATCACTTCCACATAATGGCCCCGTTTCACCAGGCGCTCTGCCAGGTGATGTTGCTGGATGACGTTGCGATCGACCCAGTTAGTTTCTTGCACGATCAGGATTCTTAGACGATCGTTTTTAGGAAGGATATTCTCGGCAGGTCGCTCCAATGGCTTCATCAAAGTGTATCAGTGTTGATCACGGTTTTTCCGTTCACTTGATAGACCTGACGCATCCAATCAGCTGTACGCCTCACTCCCTCAGCCAACGAGACAGTGATCTCAAAGTCCAGATCCCGAACAGCCTTGCTGTTATCCACGCGCTTGACCTTGGTGGTAAATGGTTCTCCATCCTTGTAGGTCACCAGATCAGGATCGGCGCCGGTCGCTTCCAGCACGTATTGTGCCAGCGTCTCGATATCATGGAAATCGCCCCCGCCGATGTTGTAGACCTCGCCTGGTTTGAAATCGTCTGAAATATTGGCAAGAGCTTTGACAGCATCCGATACGTAGGTCGAGGTTCGTCGATGGCCACGATAAACCGTGAACGGTACACCATGCAAGGCTCGATAGCAGAACAGGCAATTCACACTGCGATAAGGGCTGTAAAACTCACCGGGTCCATAGGTATTGAAAAACCGCACACGCACCGACTCGGTATCGTACATCTCCGCAGAATTCAAGATCTGCATTTCCCCCACCCACTT
This genomic window from Chloroflexota bacterium contains:
- a CDS encoding glycosyltransferase family 4 protein, giving the protein MKPLERPAENILPKNDRLRILIVQETNWVDRNVIQQHHLAERLVKRGHYVEVIDYDILWPTRTAPPRWQPRQEFPAVNKVIDGVSLQVTRPATIQLPLLAHMSWTTTSLLELRSKLESQPFDLVIGLTLTNSYFMARLLQWRNIPFISIVQEPYHTMVPQRWLWSAARMMEGAALRASNRVVVFTPQMREYVICTGVDTGQVTVLKTGVSLDLFHENVDGSERRRELGIGPDEWVIFFMGWLYDFSGLLQIVQQIADDSSVLHGARFLIVGDGDIYDELHSLVSRYGIERHVIMTGRRPYEKIPSLVAAADVCMLPSLTNDTTREIVPMKVYEYLAACKPVVASNLPGLKAEFGEDSGIVYADGPIDALHRAVALADLPHEARELAAAGRRAAEKNADWEKTTVALEALLMASVQENGKTSYA
- a CDS encoding NAD(P)-dependent oxidoreductase, whose amino-acid sequence is MVTELRSRGHDVWLLDIRHYHDDQYFRCDISSFRQLERVFTSNSFDYVYHLAAEFGRWNGEDYYDTLWRTNAVGTKNMIRFQERQGFRMIFASSSEVYGDYEGVMTEDVMDRLEIKQLNDYAMTKWVGEMQILNSAEMYDTESVRVRFFNTYGPGEFYSPYRSVNCLFCYRALHGVPFTVYRGHRRTSTYVSDAVKALANISDDFKPGEVYNIGGGDFHDIETLAQYVLEATGADPDLVTYKDGEPFTTKVKRVDNSKAVRDLDFEITVSLAEGVRRTADWMRQVYQVNGKTVINTDTL
- a CDS encoding DUF362 domain-containing protein produces the protein MHKIFVDRIGDDLASQMHDALAFIDWENTVRPDSTVLIKPNLTWPEPKPGVTTSPAFLDALLSVLTSRATKIYVGESDGGTFPAEEAFVRNGLADVCKRYGVPFVNLTKKPARMIEDRVAGRRIQIEASSFLMDDVDVFITAPVLKTHVITRVTLGLKNQWGCIPDPMRLLYHHILDWGIVALNRAYAPQISVLDGTYAMDRRGPLEGDAIPAGWMAVSDNVVALDALGCHLLGVDPRSVRHVAFAEQEKLGTTDFNQMQLNRPLPEPVIQSVIEPDSMDRIAIFLYKRKLMSKLVFDSAATPLLYRLIQRTPPGNIQSYQPADGVL